A section of the Desulfonatronovibrio magnus genome encodes:
- a CDS encoding AAA family ATPase: protein MPTVKELFHPSFPEIPWSVRDKHDFENYVPSKTEYQFRPEKTADFLGWLQFGGLSCLISGPTGSGKSSLVNEVAARSNIPVFPIVGHNRLEWLDLAGQYVPNDKGGFTYEYGPLPMAMKAGGIFLFDEIDLVDPSTLVALNSVLDGRPLVLSANNSEVIKPHNDFRLVATANTTGHGDGEANGYSGTLKMSRAFMNRLQWTFKVDYPEPEVEIQIVEGITGNKEIAKKMVDFAGEVRQAHKSEEAHIPDTMSTREIREWAKAALFFQKVPRINNPLSEALKYVLLNKCSKDGRPVISEIYQRIFNQEL from the coding sequence ATGCCTACAGTAAAAGAATTATTTCATCCCTCATTCCCTGAAATCCCATGGTCAGTAAGGGATAAACATGACTTTGAAAACTATGTTCCCAGCAAAACAGAGTATCAATTCAGACCCGAAAAAACTGCAGATTTCCTGGGTTGGTTACAGTTTGGCGGCTTATCGTGCCTTATCTCTGGCCCTACGGGATCTGGCAAATCCAGTCTTGTAAATGAAGTAGCAGCCCGGAGTAACATCCCTGTATTCCCTATCGTAGGCCATAACAGACTGGAATGGTTAGACCTGGCAGGACAGTATGTACCCAACGATAAAGGTGGGTTCACTTACGAGTACGGACCTCTGCCTATGGCTATGAAAGCAGGCGGGATATTCCTGTTCGATGAGATTGATTTGGTAGATCCAAGTACCTTGGTAGCTCTAAACTCTGTACTGGACGGACGGCCTTTGGTCCTCTCAGCCAATAATTCTGAGGTGATAAAACCCCACAACGACTTCAGGCTTGTAGCTACTGCAAATACTACCGGACACGGTGATGGTGAAGCTAACGGCTACTCTGGGACCCTCAAGATGTCCAGAGCCTTTATGAACCGCCTGCAGTGGACCTTCAAGGTGGATTATCCGGAGCCTGAAGTAGAGATTCAGATAGTGGAGGGCATTACGGGCAACAAAGAGATAGCAAAGAAGATGGTGGATTTTGCAGGTGAGGTAAGACAAGCGCATAAGTCTGAAGAGGCCCACATTCCCGACACCATGTCCACCCGGGAAATAAGGGAATGGGCTAAGGCTGCGCTGTTTTTCCAGAAAGTACCCAGAATTAACAATCCCCTATCTGAAGCTCTGAAATATGTGCTGTTAAACAAATGCAGTAAAGACGGTCGCCCTGTTATCTCTGAAATCTATCAACGTATCTTCAACCAGGAGTTATAA